One Parafrankia discariae genomic region harbors:
- a CDS encoding nitroreductase family protein, producing the protein MESVTAGVGREVAVEVVTTASLAPSIHNTQPWRWRLAEGRLTLRPDVERRLAVLDPDGRQLLVSCGAALLHARLAFRVLGFEPVVELLPETTGSGGLEPVLSGELVLAAMGVAGRAAPTDSDRLLFSAAGARHTDRRPFEARPLAGDLIDRMRRAAESEGAWLMPLSHSDQRLDAAVVAARADWAEQADPAYRAELASWRRGQGPTADGVPTGVASTHHPARASDFPLRDFDTRGAPGIAAPRSADDADTEAADTEAGVVGAAHAGLAPTVDQRPQEPPSVERPVVVVVGTDADQAEDRLRAGQALARVLLTVTAAGAAASPMGQPIDSDGYRSVIERMLSISGHVQMILRVGYPRRDAVPSALTPRRPIGEILTFG; encoded by the coding sequence ATGGAGTCGGTGACGGCGGGGGTCGGTCGCGAGGTGGCAGTCGAGGTCGTGACGACGGCTTCGCTCGCACCGTCCATCCACAACACCCAGCCCTGGCGGTGGCGTCTCGCCGAGGGCCGGCTGACACTGCGGCCGGATGTCGAGCGGCGCCTCGCCGTCCTCGACCCGGACGGGCGGCAGCTCCTGGTGAGCTGCGGCGCGGCGCTGCTGCACGCCCGGCTGGCGTTCCGGGTACTCGGCTTCGAGCCGGTGGTGGAGCTGCTTCCCGAGACGACCGGTTCCGGCGGGCTGGAGCCGGTGCTGTCCGGTGAGCTGGTCCTCGCGGCGATGGGGGTCGCCGGGCGGGCGGCGCCGACGGACTCCGACCGGCTGCTGTTCTCCGCCGCCGGCGCCCGGCACACCGACCGCCGGCCGTTCGAGGCGCGCCCGCTCGCCGGCGACCTGATCGACCGGATGCGCCGTGCCGCCGAGTCCGAGGGCGCCTGGCTGATGCCGCTGTCGCACTCCGACCAGCGGCTGGACGCGGCGGTGGTCGCGGCCCGGGCGGACTGGGCGGAGCAGGCCGATCCCGCCTACCGGGCCGAGCTGGCGTCGTGGCGGCGCGGGCAGGGCCCGACCGCCGACGGGGTGCCGACCGGCGTGGCCTCGACCCATCACCCGGCACGGGCCAGCGACTTCCCGCTGCGTGACTTCGACACCCGCGGCGCCCCGGGCATCGCGGCGCCGCGCTCCGCGGACGACGCCGACACCGAGGCGGCCGACACCGAGGCCGGCGTGGTGGGCGCCGCGCACGCCGGCCTCGCCCCGACCGTCGACCAGCGCCCGCAGGAGCCGCCGTCGGTGGAGCGCCCCGTCGTCGTCGTGGTCGGCACGGACGCCGACCAGGCCGAGGACAGGCTGCGCGCCGGGCAGGCGCTGGCCCGGGTGCTGCTCACCGTCACCGCGGCCGGCGCGGCCGCCTCGCCGATGGGTCAGCCGATCGACAGCGACGGGTACCGATCGGTGATCGAGCGGATGCTGAGCATCTCCGGGCACGTGCAGATGATCCTGCGGGTCGGCTACCCGCGCCGGGACGCGGTGCCCTCCGCGCTGACCCCGCGGCGCCCGATCGGTGAGATCCTGACCTTCGGTTAG
- a CDS encoding superoxide dismutase family protein, whose amino-acid sequence MRRPLSRTVLAAATAAACLALVAGCGSDDGPAAASAPPVSGGVTSPPATGTAGSLDVVLHDASGAEVGTVTLTPVDGAVRVEGSLHGLPAGGYHGFHIHQNPVCDPKAAGGPFSTAGGHFNPGATMHGDHAGDLPPLLVDEDGTARLQAQTDRFELDDLRAQGAAVVVHAQPDNLAHIPDRYTAQGAATPGPDERTAATGDAGDRIACGVIEKS is encoded by the coding sequence TTGCGACGTCCCCTGTCCCGTACCGTCCTCGCCGCCGCCACGGCGGCGGCCTGTCTGGCCCTGGTGGCCGGCTGCGGCTCCGACGACGGCCCCGCCGCCGCGTCCGCGCCACCGGTGTCCGGCGGTGTCACGTCGCCGCCCGCCACCGGCACCGCCGGCAGCCTCGACGTCGTGCTGCACGACGCCTCCGGCGCCGAGGTCGGCACCGTCACCCTCACCCCCGTCGACGGGGCGGTGCGGGTCGAGGGCAGCCTGCACGGCCTGCCCGCCGGCGGCTACCACGGGTTCCACATCCACCAGAACCCGGTGTGTGACCCGAAGGCCGCCGGCGGCCCGTTCAGCACCGCCGGCGGTCATTTCAACCCCGGGGCGACCATGCACGGTGACCACGCCGGCGACCTGCCGCCGCTGCTGGTCGACGAGGACGGCACGGCGCGGCTGCAGGCGCAGACGGACCGTTTCGAGCTCGACGACCTGCGCGCCCAGGGTGCCGCGGTGGTCGTGCACGCCCAACCCGACAACCTCGCCCACATCCCCGACCGCTACACGGCGCAGGGCGCGGCGACACCCGGCCCGGACGAGCGGACCGCGGCGACCGGCGACGCCGGCGACCGCATCGCCTGCGGAGTGATCGAGAAGTCCTGA
- a CDS encoding helix-turn-helix domain-containing protein has translation MSNVGPTAHRIMLGARLRRLREATGISREDAGYEIRSSDSKISRMELGRVGFKVRDIADLLTLYGVVAEADRAPILDLADEANRPGWWRRYADVVPGWSEPHLGLESAAALIRSYHLHVVPDLLQTADYARAAVQQASNPGTISPEAVARTVEMRMARQQLLARPDPPKLWSVIDEAALRPRIGSAAVLRAQLAHLRTLATRPNIVIQILPAEYGGHLATGAFTILRFAEPELPDVVHLEHLTGATDLDRPEDVDRYEELMNRLSVDSTPPDRFEARLDRLTAAIDG, from the coding sequence GTGTCCAACGTCGGGCCGACCGCGCACCGCATCATGCTGGGAGCGCGGCTCCGGCGCCTGCGCGAGGCCACCGGAATCAGCCGGGAGGACGCCGGGTACGAGATCAGGTCCTCCGACTCGAAGATCAGCCGGATGGAGCTGGGCCGGGTCGGTTTCAAGGTGCGCGACATCGCCGACCTGCTCACGCTCTACGGTGTCGTCGCCGAGGCCGACCGGGCGCCGATCCTCGACCTGGCCGACGAGGCCAACCGGCCCGGCTGGTGGCGGCGCTACGCCGACGTCGTGCCCGGCTGGTCGGAGCCCCACCTCGGGCTGGAGAGCGCCGCGGCGCTGATCCGCAGCTACCACCTGCACGTCGTCCCCGACCTGCTCCAGACCGCGGACTACGCGCGCGCGGCCGTCCAGCAGGCCAGCAACCCGGGCACGATCAGCCCCGAGGCCGTCGCGCGCACCGTCGAGATGCGGATGGCCCGGCAGCAGCTGCTGGCCCGGCCCGATCCGCCGAAACTGTGGTCCGTGATCGACGAGGCCGCGCTGCGACCGCGGATCGGCTCGGCGGCGGTGCTGCGGGCCCAGCTCGCGCACCTGCGAACACTGGCCACCAGGCCGAACATCGTGATCCAGATCCTGCCGGCCGAGTACGGCGGCCACCTGGCCACCGGGGCCTTCACCATCCTGCGCTTCGCCGAACCCGAGCTGCCCGACGTCGTCCACCTCGAGCACCTCACCGGCGCGACAGACCTCGACCGCCCGGAGGACGTCGACCGGTACGAGGAGCTGATGAATCGGCTCAGCGTCGACAGCACGCCCCCGGACCGCTTCGAGGCGCGCCTCGACCGCCTCACGGCGGCGATCGACGGCTGA
- a CDS encoding response regulator translates to MEKIRVFVLDDHEIVRNGLRQTLARHDDIEVVGEAGLAAEALRRIPALHPHVAVLDGRLPDGSGIDVCREVRSALPDVACLILTSYDDDEALFSAIMAGAAGYVLKEIRGNDLVGAIRTVASGQSLLAPSVTRRVLERLRDGPNEDPAMATLNQREREILQLIADGLTNRQIGTRLGLSEKTVKNYVSSILEKLGLASRTQAAVYLMKQSGE, encoded by the coding sequence ATGGAGAAGATCCGGGTGTTCGTTCTCGATGACCACGAGATCGTGCGTAATGGTCTGCGTCAGACGCTCGCCCGGCATGACGATATCGAGGTCGTCGGTGAGGCCGGGCTGGCCGCGGAGGCGTTGCGGCGGATTCCCGCGTTGCATCCGCATGTGGCGGTGCTGGACGGGCGGCTGCCTGATGGCAGCGGCATCGACGTGTGTCGGGAGGTGCGTTCGGCGTTGCCGGACGTGGCGTGCCTGATTCTGACGTCCTATGACGATGACGAGGCGTTGTTCTCGGCGATCATGGCGGGGGCGGCGGGGTACGTGTTGAAGGAGATCCGGGGCAACGATCTGGTGGGGGCGATCCGGACGGTGGCGTCGGGGCAGTCGTTGCTGGCGCCGTCGGTGACGCGGCGGGTGTTGGAGCGGTTGCGGGACGGGCCGAACGAGGACCCGGCGATGGCGACGCTGAACCAGCGGGAGCGTGAGATCCTGCAGTTGATCGCGGACGGGTTGACGAACCGGCAGATCGGCACGCGGCTGGGGTTGTCGGAGAAGACGGTGAAGAACTACGTGTCGAGCATTCTGGAGAAGCTCGGCCTGGCGAGCCGCACGCAGGCCGCCGTCTACCTGATGAAGCAGAGCGGGGAGTAG
- a CDS encoding SsgA family sporulation/cell division regulator, whose translation MRGRPIVSNVVTMDVNATYLTGDEAGKRVPVLVTARFDPLDPVAITLRTRIPDQPVLAWTFARELLAAGDERPVGEGAVRIAPVLRERRRLLCVDLPGPAGPVTVELPASRVADFVRRTYERVPASAESAVLGLDLDLDLDLAALDRG comes from the coding sequence ATGAGGGGCCGTCCGATTGTGTCCAACGTCGTGACCATGGACGTCAACGCCACCTACCTGACCGGCGACGAGGCGGGTAAGCGGGTTCCGGTGCTCGTCACCGCCCGCTTCGACCCGCTCGACCCGGTCGCGATCACCCTGCGTACCCGCATTCCCGACCAGCCGGTCCTTGCGTGGACCTTCGCGCGGGAGCTCCTCGCCGCGGGCGACGAGCGGCCCGTGGGGGAGGGCGCCGTCCGGATCGCGCCGGTGCTGCGCGAGCGCCGGCGGCTGCTGTGCGTCGATCTGCCGGGCCCCGCCGGGCCGGTCACCGTCGAGCTGCCGGCGTCCCGGGTCGCCGACTTCGTCCGGCGGACCTACGAGCGGGTGCCCGCGTCGGCGGAGAGCGCCGTCCTCGGCCTCGACCTGGACCTCGACCTGGACCTCGCGGCTCTCGACCGCGGTTGA